Proteins encoded within one genomic window of bacterium:
- a CDS encoding PD40 domain-containing protein, with product MHRLPLWLTLLFTSVFTVLSVAAPKKAADFTGRGLSAPLWSLDDRFIAYTTADQDELYVVELNEIKAKQSLYRVANLEGVGRRFVFSPGEERIVYRSIAAAIKGRPDRLVSCSFYQQDNTMLTGNSSPILGPYLIENKVMYRENLTAPLKTLDNQPWDKGVYLDNGELTVTNTDGKTVFKSGSGEEVRGFEISPDGETVAAVLQTGTKKTVRLIQISSGNVIDLGEGRWPSWSADGNRVVILRDKPDIEYAELIVHDLTVGQSRSVMGINQFWPDEPALNRDGTRVAFVHNGEIYITEVTGF from the coding sequence GTGCATCGTCTGCCACTTTGGCTGACCCTACTGTTCACATCTGTTTTTACTGTGCTTAGCGTCGCAGCACCCAAGAAGGCCGCTGACTTCACCGGACGTGGTCTCTCTGCCCCACTTTGGAGCCTGGATGACCGCTTCATCGCCTACACGACAGCCGATCAGGACGAACTCTATGTCGTTGAACTTAACGAGATAAAGGCGAAGCAAAGTTTGTACCGGGTCGCTAATCTTGAAGGCGTCGGGCGGCGCTTCGTTTTCTCCCCCGGAGAGGAGCGAATAGTCTATCGCAGCATCGCCGCTGCCATCAAGGGCCGCCCCGACCGGCTGGTCTCCTGCTCCTTCTACCAGCAGGACAACACCATGCTGACCGGAAACTCCAGCCCGATTCTTGGCCCTTATTTGATTGAAAACAAGGTTATGTACCGCGAAAATCTGACCGCCCCGCTGAAAACTTTGGACAACCAACCTTGGGACAAGGGCGTTTATCTGGATAACGGTGAACTGACCGTCACCAACACGGACGGCAAGACCGTCTTTAAGTCCGGTTCAGGTGAAGAGGTCAGAGGCTTTGAGATTTCTCCCGACGGCGAAACAGTCGCGGCCGTGTTACAGACGGGGACAAAGAAAACCGTTCGCTTGATTCAAATTTCATCGGGCAATGTAATTGACCTTGGCGAGGGCCGCTGGCCATCGTGGTCAGCCGACGGTAACCGGGTTGTAATTCTGCGCGACAAGCCTGACATCGAATACGCCGAACTGATTGTCCACGATCTCACCGTTGGCCAGTCCCGGTCCGTCATGGGAATCAACCAGTTTTGGCCGGACGAACCCGCCTTGAACCGTGACGGCACACGCGTCGCGTTTGTCCACAACGGTGAAATCTACATCACGGAAGTCACAGGATTCTGA
- a CDS encoding histidinol-phosphate transaminase, which produces MTLVPPYIESLIPYKPGKSPEQIREQYGLKDIIKLASNENPIGSSPKGIAASKDSYHDINIYPDGGLMLRNRLAKLYEVKLDNVVVGNGSESILANIVRTFMCDDEEVLTAEGTFIGIYVAAWSRGVKMITVPLKNFAFDLEAMAKEITPKTKIIYLANPNNPTGTYFTRQEFEHFMTKVPDKTLVILDEAYCEFAEDFPDYPDSMTYRLDNVITLRTFSKAYGLAAVRIGYGFCHEDLCRNVLKVKLPFEPSIVAQAAGAGALEDTEFLKLTQDTNRKGRELMPKIYDELGLKYIPSAANFFMLPFETEAQALKFSEELEKRGVIVRPLRGFMLPHCVRITIGTPEQNEILANALREICLQSA; this is translated from the coding sequence AGGACATTATCAAGCTTGCATCGAATGAGAATCCCATCGGGTCTTCGCCGAAAGGAATTGCCGCTTCGAAGGACTCCTATCACGACATCAACATTTATCCCGATGGCGGGTTGATGCTGCGGAACAGGCTGGCCAAACTTTATGAAGTGAAGCTGGACAATGTGGTTGTCGGAAACGGGTCGGAATCCATTCTGGCTAACATCGTTCGCACGTTCATGTGCGACGACGAAGAGGTGCTGACTGCGGAGGGCACATTCATCGGCATTTACGTCGCGGCATGGTCGCGCGGTGTGAAAATGATTACTGTTCCGCTGAAGAATTTCGCGTTTGACCTCGAGGCGATGGCCAAGGAGATTACGCCGAAAACGAAAATCATTTATCTTGCAAATCCGAATAATCCGACCGGCACGTATTTTACAAGGCAGGAATTCGAGCACTTTATGACGAAGGTGCCCGATAAGACGCTGGTTATACTCGACGAAGCGTACTGTGAGTTCGCCGAGGATTTTCCGGACTACCCCGACTCGATGACCTACCGGCTGGACAACGTGATTACGCTGCGGACATTCTCGAAGGCGTACGGATTGGCGGCGGTGCGCATCGGCTACGGCTTTTGCCATGAAGACTTGTGCCGCAACGTGCTCAAGGTCAAGCTGCCGTTCGAACCCTCCATTGTGGCGCAAGCCGCCGGAGCGGGCGCGCTGGAGGACACCGAGTTTCTGAAATTAACTCAGGACACGAATCGCAAAGGACGCGAGCTGATGCCGAAGATTTACGACGAGCTCGGCTTGAAGTATATTCCATCGGCGGCGAACTTCTTCATGCTGCCGTTTGAGACGGAAGCGCAAGCGCTGAAGTTTTCAGAGGAACTCGAGAAACGCGGTGTCATCGTTCGTCCTCTGCGCGGGTTCATGCTGCCGCATTGTGTGCGAATCACTATCGGCACACCGGAACAGAATGAGATTTTGGCAAACGCGCTGCGGGAGATTTGTCTGCAAAGCGCGTAG